Proteins co-encoded in one Arachis stenosperma cultivar V10309 chromosome 7, arast.V10309.gnm1.PFL2, whole genome shotgun sequence genomic window:
- the LOC130940320 gene encoding aspartic proteinase nepenthesin-1-like → MVLKKVSLVLVLLVICNSVVESFSSRNHDLINKNGSSLAAIKFPNHPSFNAVTSSGDTGCSFTTSAMNLGEETNDDDGDSDDEGEAFLEAKPNKEMVKLHLRHSMNKDDDDFTSRDLTRIQTLHRRAMEKKNQNTFSRLQKAQEKSRPKTKHHHKPEKSPAAAAAPPDYLANQLVATLESGVSLGSGEYFMDVFIGTPPKHFSLILDTGSDLNWIQCVPCLACFDQTGPYYDPRESSSFKNISCSDPRCQLVTSPDPPRPCKGKDQSCPYFYWYGDSSNTTGDFALETFTVNLTTPSGKSELKHVENVMFGCGHWNRGLFHGAAGLLGLGRGPLSFASQLQSLYGHSFSYCLVDRNSNSSVSSKLIFGEDKELLGHPNLNYTSFVGGKENSVDTFYYVQVKSLMVDGEVLDIPEETWNLSAQGAGGTIIDSGTTLTYFADPAYEIIKDAFVKKIKGYPIVEGLPPLKPCYNVSGIDQMELPDFGILFSDGAVWNFPVENYFIQIDPDVVCLAILGTPRHALSIIGNYQQQNFHILYDMKKSRLGYAPRKCADV, encoded by the coding sequence ATGGTTTTGAAGAAAGTTTCTTTGGTTCTGGTTCTACTTGTCATATGCAACTCTGTTGTAGAATCCTTTTCAAGTAGGAACCATGATCTCATCAACAAGAATGGTTCCTCTCTTGCAGCCATAAAGTTCCCTAATCATCCAAGCTTCAATGCTGTGACTTCTTCTGGGGACACAGGGTGTAGCTTCACAACTTCTGCCATGAATTTAGGTGAAGAAAccaatgatgatgatggtgatagTGATGATGAAGGTGAGGCTTTTCTAGAAgcaaagccaaacaaggaaatGGTGAAGCTTCATTTGAGACACTCAATGAAcaaagatgatgatgatttcACATCAAGGGATTTGACCAGAATTCAAACCCTGCATAGAAGGGCCATGGAGAAGAAGAACCAAAACACCTTCTCAAGGCTGCAAAAGGCACAGGAGAAATCCAGACCAAAGACAAAGCATCACCACAAGCCGGAGAAGTCTCCGGCCGCAGCGGCTGCGCCACCGGATTATCTTGCAAACCAGCTTGTGGCAACCTTGGAATCTGGTGTCAGTCTTGGCTCTGGAGAGTACTTCATGGATGTGTTTATTGGTACACCTCCTAAGCATTTCTCTCTAATACTAGATACTGGTAGTGACCTTAATTGGATTCAATGTGTTCCTTGTTTAGCATGTTTTGATCAAACTGGTCCTTATTATGATCCTAGAGAATCTAGTTCCTTTAAGAACATTAGCTGTAGTGATCCGCGCTGCCAATTAGTAACCTCGCCGGATCCACCTAGGCCTTGCAAGGGTAAGGATCAGAGTTGTCCATACTTCTATTGGTATGGAGATAGCTCGAATACAACCGGTGATTTCGCCCTCGAGACCTTTACAGTTAACCTCACCACACCTTCAGGGAAATCCGAGCTAAAGCATGTGGAGAATGTGATGTTTGGCTGTGGACATTGGAATAGAGGATTGTTTCATGGGGCTGCAGGGTTGTTAGGATTGGGGAGAGGGCCATTGTCATTTGCATCTCAGCTTCAATCCCTTTATGGCCATTCATTTTCCTATTGCCTTGTGGATAGGAATAGCAATTCTAGTGTTAGCAGCAAATTGATATTTGGTGAGGATAAGGAGCTTTTAGGCCACCCTAATTTGAACTACACTTCATTTGTTGGTGGCAAAGAGAATTCAGTTGATACATTTTACTATGTTCAGGTCAAATCTTTGATGGTTGATGGTGAGGTGTTGGATATTCCTGAGGAAACTTGGAATTTATCAGCACAAGGTGCTGGTGGAACAATCATTGATTCTGGCACCACTTTAACTTATTTTGCTGATCCTGCTTATGAGATCATTAAGGATGCATTTGTGAAGAAAATTAAGGGATATCCAATTGTTGAAGGGCTGCCACCTTTAAAGCCATGTTACAATGTGTCTGGGATTGATCAGATGGAGCTGCCAGATTTTGGGATCTTGTTTTCAGATGGAGCAGTTTGGAACTTCCCTGTGGAGAATTACTTCATCCAGATTGATCCAGATGTCGTTTGTCTGGCGATCTTAGGGACTCCCCGGCACGCCCTTTCGATCATCGGAAACTATCAGCAGCAGAATTTCCATATCCTCTATGATATGAAGAAATCAAGGCTTGGTTATGCACCAAGGAAGTGTGCTGATGTGTGA